A window of Polaromonas hydrogenivorans contains these coding sequences:
- a CDS encoding GAF domain-containing protein, with translation MLSRLGLRSRLMLLVLAALVPVFSLFTCSAAKNQQAVLALARASLQSQALLAAAHQQRLVERVAQLLGDIASGPSIKDPRNRLCVQFLKNLQAQDPGYSNLGVADLDGQLSCDAVNSGAPVNLADRSFFRQVLGGQAFSVGDYVVSRSSGRPGMAFGVPVYSGEGVLNGVAFAGIAIQEFAGVLAAEPVVEGARLRVLDRNGIVLAAHPPAAGLAGSREPDAVVLGALRSLQPEVREAADAGGIEQVYAFAPVSGSQGGLFVAISVPRDVLTAAPRALLLADLAALLGVTAFGMACAWAMGKRLVVNPANAILAEANEIARGNLHARVTLGRWSQDEIGRLGLAFNRMAQSLQAQCSERDAALRQADTERAMRDLILNSMSEGVIAVDAGGRFMLFNAAARKIFCVPAADMLFDEWRKINPLRMLDGQIMASDGPLRQTLRGVSIDKLDLVFSSPDSQDRILRMSTRPLLGPQGQQIGALAVFIDVTQTKAAEHFALAQENVLILIAGGAALGESLEAIVRLIEKSAPQSLCSILMAEGGQLRHGIAPSLPPDFVRAIDGLPIAEGVGACGTAAFRKESVIIEDVTQDARMHDYQELLAAHGLRACWSTPVVAGDGKVLATFAIYRRAPGGPLPADLALIATATRLARLALERARVKAELIGSEENFRELAENIEDVFYNVDVHHGSPRLRYVSPRYEKVWGRSCESLYAAPVSRADAVLPEDRHVMVRADARNAAGQNASVEYRILSTDGRTRWIRDRSYPMFNATGEVVRVVGTARDITESKLAEIALVSTHRALQMLSRSSIAINRIHDEAGLLAEVCRVAVEVGGYRMAWVGYANDDEDKKIRPVAHAGSELGYLDVITLYWRDDLPGGQGPAGRAIRTGRPQQVSDISKPGSQFHWTDAAVQRGYHSVLMLPLCSEKRSFGVLCLYAGQVQEFAPEEVNLLQELADNLAFGIVSLRTRLERSQAREEVLQLNASLEERVEQRTAQLRFANQQLEAFSYSVSHDLRTPLSSIDGFSTLLEKSLTRPDSAPLTERSRHCLARIRSGARQMGDLIDAMLALAQVSRSSLAWEAVDLSTSAEALLSGLHEREPGRIARLQVEPGMRVQGDPRLLRQVLDNLLGNAWKFTSGKAETCITVGQMASGEGEKAYFVRDNGAGFDMAYVGKLFGAFQRLHTEAEFAGTGIGLATVQRIIARHGGRVWAESVQGEGATFYFTLGAAAA, from the coding sequence ATGCTGAGCCGGCTGGGCCTTCGTTCCCGCCTGATGCTGCTGGTGCTGGCGGCCCTGGTTCCGGTATTCAGCCTGTTCACCTGCTCGGCTGCAAAAAACCAGCAAGCCGTGCTGGCGCTGGCCCGGGCCAGCCTGCAGTCCCAGGCCTTGCTCGCGGCCGCGCACCAGCAGCGCCTGGTCGAGCGGGTGGCCCAGCTGCTTGGCGACATCGCCAGCGGCCCCTCCATCAAGGACCCGCGAAATCGCCTGTGCGTGCAGTTCCTCAAGAATCTGCAGGCTCAGGACCCTGGCTATTCCAATCTGGGCGTCGCTGATCTGGACGGCCAGCTTTCCTGTGACGCGGTTAACTCCGGCGCCCCGGTCAATCTGGCCGACCGAAGCTTCTTCAGGCAGGTACTTGGCGGGCAGGCGTTTTCGGTCGGCGACTATGTGGTGTCGCGCTCAAGCGGCAGGCCCGGCATGGCTTTCGGCGTGCCGGTGTACAGCGGTGAAGGTGTCCTCAACGGCGTTGCGTTTGCCGGCATTGCCATTCAGGAGTTTGCCGGTGTCCTGGCCGCCGAGCCGGTCGTCGAAGGGGCGCGGTTGCGGGTGCTCGACCGCAACGGCATCGTCCTGGCGGCGCATCCGCCCGCTGCCGGCCTGGCTGGCAGCAGGGAGCCGGACGCCGTGGTGCTGGGCGCCCTGCGGTCGTTGCAGCCGGAGGTGCGCGAGGCGGCGGATGCCGGCGGCATTGAGCAGGTGTATGCCTTTGCCCCGGTCAGTGGCTCGCAAGGCGGACTCTTCGTGGCCATCAGCGTGCCGCGCGATGTCCTTACAGCCGCGCCGCGCGCCTTGCTGCTGGCCGATCTTGCCGCGCTGCTGGGCGTGACGGCTTTTGGCATGGCCTGCGCGTGGGCCATGGGCAAGCGCCTGGTGGTCAATCCGGCCAATGCCATCCTGGCAGAAGCCAACGAAATCGCGCGCGGCAATCTTCATGCGCGCGTCACGCTCGGCCGCTGGAGCCAGGATGAGATTGGCCGCCTGGGACTGGCTTTCAACCGCATGGCGCAATCCCTGCAAGCGCAATGCAGTGAGCGGGACGCGGCCCTGCGCCAGGCCGACACAGAGCGCGCCATGCGTGACCTGATCCTCAACAGCATGAGCGAAGGCGTGATTGCCGTCGATGCCGGCGGCCGGTTCATGCTGTTCAATGCCGCTGCGCGCAAGATATTTTGCGTGCCAGCGGCCGACATGCTGTTTGATGAATGGCGCAAAATCAACCCGCTGAGGATGCTTGATGGACAAATCATGGCGTCTGACGGGCCGCTGAGGCAGACCCTGCGCGGCGTCAGCATCGACAAGCTGGACCTGGTGTTTTCCAGCCCTGACAGCCAGGACCGCATTTTGAGAATGAGCACCCGGCCCTTGCTTGGCCCGCAAGGCCAGCAGATCGGCGCCCTGGCGGTGTTCATTGATGTCACCCAAACCAAGGCGGCAGAACATTTTGCCCTGGCGCAGGAGAATGTATTGATACTCATCGCGGGCGGCGCAGCGCTGGGCGAATCGCTTGAAGCGATTGTGCGGCTGATCGAAAAGAGCGCGCCGCAAAGCCTGTGCTCCATTCTGATGGCCGAAGGCGGACAGCTGCGCCACGGCATTGCGCCCAGCTTGCCGCCAGACTTTGTCCGGGCGATTGATGGCTTGCCGATTGCCGAAGGGGTTGGGGCCTGCGGGACGGCGGCGTTTCGCAAGGAAAGCGTGATCATTGAAGACGTTACGCAGGACGCGCGCATGCACGACTACCAGGAACTGCTGGCCGCCCACGGCTTGCGCGCCTGCTGGAGTACGCCGGTGGTGGCCGGCGATGGCAAGGTGCTGGCGACCTTCGCCATTTATCGCCGCGCGCCCGGCGGGCCGCTTCCCGCCGACCTGGCCTTGATCGCCACGGCCACCCGGCTGGCACGGCTGGCGCTGGAGCGCGCCCGGGTCAAGGCAGAACTCATCGGCAGTGAAGAGAACTTTCGGGAACTCGCGGAAAACATCGAAGACGTTTTTTACAACGTGGATGTTCACCACGGCAGCCCGCGCCTGCGCTATGTCAGTCCACGCTACGAGAAGGTCTGGGGCCGCAGCTGCGAAAGCCTGTACGCCGCGCCCGTCTCCCGTGCCGATGCCGTGCTGCCCGAAGACCGGCACGTCATGGTGCGCGCCGATGCGCGCAATGCGGCGGGGCAGAACGCCAGTGTGGAGTACCGCATTCTTTCAACCGATGGCCGGACCCGCTGGATACGCGACCGCTCTTATCCCATGTTCAATGCCACCGGCGAGGTGGTCCGCGTGGTGGGGACGGCGCGCGACATCACCGAAAGCAAACTCGCCGAAATCGCATTGGTCAGCACCCACCGGGCGCTGCAGATGCTGAGCCGCTCCAGCATTGCCATCAACCGCATCCATGACGAGGCCGGCTTGCTGGCCGAGGTGTGCCGCGTGGCGGTGGAGGTGGGCGGCTACCGCATGGCCTGGGTGGGCTATGCCAACGATGACGAGGACAAAAAGATCCGGCCGGTGGCCCATGCGGGCAGCGAATTGGGTTACCTCGACGTCATCACGCTTTACTGGCGCGATGACCTGCCCGGGGGGCAGGGGCCTGCTGGCCGGGCCATCCGCACGGGACGACCGCAGCAAGTCAGTGACATCAGCAAGCCGGGCAGCCAGTTCCACTGGACCGATGCTGCGGTGCAGCGCGGTTATCACAGCGTCCTCATGCTGCCTTTATGCAGCGAAAAGCGCAGTTTTGGGGTGCTGTGCCTGTATGCCGGACAGGTTCAGGAGTTTGCCCCCGAAGAGGTCAATCTTCTGCAGGAGCTGGCCGACAACCTGGCGTTCGGCATTGTCAGCCTGCGCACCCGGCTGGAGCGCAGTCAGGCGCGCGAGGAAGTCCTGCAGCTCAACGCCAGTCTTGAAGAGCGGGTCGAGCAGCGCACCGCGCAACTGAGGTTTGCCAACCAGCAACTGGAGGCGTTTTCCTATTCGGTCTCGCATGACTTGCGCACTCCGCTCAGCAGCATCGACGGCTTCAGCACCTTGCTTGAAAAGTCGCTGACCCGCCCGGACAGCGCGCCACTGACCGAGCGCAGCCGGCATTGCCTGGCGCGCATCCGTTCAGGCGCGCGGCAAATGGGCGACCTGATCGACGCCATGCTGGCGCTGGCGCAGGTGTCACGGTCCAGCCTGGCCTGGGAGGCGGTTGACCTCAGCACCAGTGCCGAGGCGCTGCTGTCCGGGCTGCACGAGCGTGAACCGGGCCGGATCGCCCGGCTGCAGGTCGAGCCCGGCATGAGGGTGCAGGGCGACCCGCGCCTGCTCAGGCAGGTGCTCGACAACCTGCTGGGCAATGCCTGGAAGTTCACCTCCGGCAAGGCCGAAACCTGCATCACGGTGGGCCAGATGGCCAGCGGCGAAGGTGAAAAGGCCTACTTTGTGCGCGACAACGGCGCCGGCTTTGACATGGCGTATGTCGGCAAGCTGTTTGGCGCCTTCCAGCGCCTGCATACCGAGGCTGAATTTGCCGGAACCGGCATTGGGCTGGCCACCGTGCAGCGCATCATTGCGCGCCACGGCGGCAGGGTCTGGGCGGAGTCGGTGCAAGGCGAGGGCGCCACGTTTTACTTCACGCTGGGCGCGGCGGCGGCCTGA
- a CDS encoding D-amino acid dehydrogenase: MKVVVLGAGIIGVSTAWHLLERGHEVTVVDRQLDAALETSFANAAQISVSYCEPWANRDAPLKALKWMFRDDAPLLFRPQLPFGEGWQQWRWGLQFLAQCNDAAFERNVQQLVALGAYSHAALKDVVRATGIEYNRLERGIAHYYTEQKSFDTAGDAAALMRKYGVARRVVSTAELLKIEPAFSAFADRIVGGTYTASDESGDARVFTQALAQRCAARGVQFLYSHDVVRLEKTGNAINSVAIRARGTSAKGQNDAKVTQLTHLKADAVVVACGSYTAPLLRTVGVDLPIYPGKGYSATFKLLKPELAPFVSTIDDEVKCAISRLGNELRVAGTIEIGGYDLSLDTPVAKARCHMLARRIEEVLPGVCDTRLEEEGGQPQFWTGLRPATPTNIPYIGKTKVDRLWVNAGHGTLGWTHGAGSGKAMAELLSGEVPAMAFGFYGFDRARRQPGLSVA, encoded by the coding sequence ATGAAAGTCGTGGTCTTGGGCGCGGGCATTATCGGTGTCAGCACCGCCTGGCATTTGCTGGAGCGCGGGCATGAAGTCACGGTGGTGGACCGGCAGCTAGACGCCGCGCTGGAGACCAGCTTTGCCAATGCCGCGCAAATCTCCGTCAGCTACTGCGAGCCCTGGGCCAACCGCGACGCGCCGCTGAAGGCGCTGAAATGGATGTTCCGCGACGATGCGCCGCTGCTGTTCAGGCCGCAGCTGCCGTTTGGCGAAGGCTGGCAGCAATGGCGCTGGGGCCTGCAGTTTTTGGCGCAGTGCAACGACGCCGCCTTCGAGCGCAACGTGCAGCAGCTCGTCGCCCTGGGCGCCTATAGCCACGCCGCGCTCAAGGACGTGGTGCGCGCCACCGGCATCGAGTACAACCGGCTGGAGCGCGGCATCGCCCACTACTACACCGAGCAGAAATCGTTCGACACCGCCGGCGACGCGGCGGCCCTGATGCGCAAATACGGCGTGGCGCGCCGCGTGGTTTCCACCGCCGAGCTGCTGAAGATCGAGCCGGCCTTCAGCGCCTTTGCCGACCGCATCGTCGGCGGCACCTACACCGCCAGCGACGAAAGCGGCGATGCCCGGGTCTTCACCCAGGCGCTGGCGCAGCGCTGCGCCGCACGCGGCGTGCAGTTTTTGTACAGCCATGACGTGGTGCGGCTTGAAAAAACCGGCAATGCTATTAATTCAGTAGCTATACGCGCCCGTGGGACCAGCGCAAAAGGCCAAAATGATGCCAAAGTCACGCAATTGACGCATCTGAAGGCTGATGCGGTGGTGGTGGCCTGCGGCTCGTACACCGCGCCGCTGCTGCGCACCGTCGGCGTGGATCTGCCGATTTACCCCGGCAAGGGTTACAGCGCCACCTTCAAGCTGCTCAAGCCCGAACTGGCGCCCTTTGTCAGCACGATTGACGATGAAGTCAAGTGCGCCATCAGCCGCCTGGGCAACGAGCTGCGCGTGGCCGGAACGATTGAAATCGGCGGCTACGATTTGTCGCTCGACACGCCGGTGGCCAAGGCCAGGTGCCACATGCTGGCCAGGCGCATCGAGGAAGTGCTGCCCGGCGTGTGCGACACGCGGCTGGAAGAAGAAGGCGGCCAGCCGCAGTTCTGGACCGGCCTGCGCCCGGCCACGCCGACCAACATCCCCTACATCGGCAAGACCAAGGTGGACCGGCTGTGGGTCAACGCCGGCCACGGCACGCTGGGCTGGACGCACGGCGCGGGTTCGGGCAAGGCCATGGCCGAACTCCTCAGCGGCGAAGTGCCGGCCATGGCTTTCGGCTTTTACGGATTCGACCGCGCCCGCCGCCAGCCGGGACTGTCGGTCGCCTGA
- a CDS encoding flavin reductase family protein, translated as MSPLSPLRKASSPSFSPREFRASLAMFATGVTIVTARTPAGVLVGLTANSFNSVSLNPPLVLWSLSQAASSMAALSTGSHYAINILAADQKELAERFASRREDRWTDVAFTEGIGGAPLLDGAAATFECFNRSRYEEGDHVIFVGEVERCSHRAGAAPLLFHGGRFYTEHPL; from the coding sequence ATGTCGCCCCTCTCCCCCCTTCGCAAAGCGAGCAGCCCGAGCTTTTCTCCCCGGGAATTCCGTGCCTCGCTGGCCATGTTTGCCACCGGCGTGACCATCGTCACCGCGCGCACGCCGGCCGGCGTGCTGGTCGGCCTGACCGCCAATTCATTCAATTCGGTGTCGCTCAACCCGCCGCTGGTGCTCTGGAGCCTGTCGCAGGCCGCCAGTTCGATGGCTGCGCTGAGCACCGGCTCGCACTACGCCATCAACATCCTGGCAGCCGACCAGAAAGAGCTGGCCGAGCGCTTTGCCAGCCGGCGCGAAGACCGCTGGACGGATGTGGCCTTCACCGAAGGGATTGGCGGCGCGCCGCTGCTCGACGGCGCGGCCGCGACCTTTGAATGCTTCAACCGCAGCCGCTACGAAGAAGGCGACCATGTGATCTTTGTCGGCGAGGTCGAGCGCTGCAGCCACCGCGCCGGCGCCGCGCCGCTGCTGTTCCACGGCGGCAGGTTTTACACCGAGCATCCGCTCTGA
- a CDS encoding universal stress protein: MKILLAVDGSSYTKKMLAYLVTHDALFDAKNEYAVLTVQPALPPHARAAVGKEIVDGYYAEETGKVMAPVAEFLKHHGIIAKSDWKVGPAGETIAKFADEGKFDLLIMGSHGHGALGNLVMGSVTTQVLAHSKVPVLLVR, translated from the coding sequence ATGAAGATTCTTCTGGCCGTTGACGGCAGCAGCTACACCAAAAAAATGCTGGCCTACCTGGTCACGCATGACGCGCTGTTTGATGCCAAGAATGAGTACGCCGTTCTCACGGTGCAGCCCGCCTTGCCTCCACACGCGCGCGCGGCCGTGGGCAAGGAAATCGTGGACGGCTATTACGCAGAGGAAACCGGCAAGGTCATGGCGCCGGTGGCCGAATTCCTCAAGCACCACGGCATCATTGCCAAAAGCGACTGGAAGGTAGGTCCGGCCGGCGAAACCATTGCCAAATTTGCCGACGAGGGCAAGTTCGATCTGCTGATCATGGGCTCGCACGGACATGGCGCGCTCGGCAACCTGGTCATGGGCTCGGTGACCACCCAGGTTCTGGCGCACAGCAAGGTGCCGGTGCTGCTGGTGCGCTAG
- a CDS encoding ABC transporter substrate-binding protein: protein MAFLSFTGLRAATGIAAAMAAALAFSLPASAQENPPAAQSAPANTLKIGVIGPFTGASADFGIPMLNGIQQAVDEINAGGGYLGRKIEIVRKDDQANPDVGLKLSQELVAEKVVATIGFCNTGVAAKSLEVYQTHQLPLIIPCATGTPLTAKYPGPASYIFRTSPSDGIQAPFVVEDILKRGWDKVAIFADTTGYGEAGLKDVEAALAARQLKPVHVARFELGVKDLGEQLKAARAAGANVVFSYTVGPENAVIARGRQALGWKVPQVGAWTLSFPFFIEGGKEATEGALMAQSFIAEPSNERRASFLTSYARKYKVRKIPVPMAAAQGYDAVYVLVHSLFGIRDGKLTGPAIKAALEGKNRPYYGVIATYEQPFSKQDKEATTQNMLVMGMVKDGAVTFAYPEDAKRNLFVQRKQ, encoded by the coding sequence ATGGCCTTTTTGAGCTTCACCGGCCTGCGCGCCGCAACCGGCATTGCCGCCGCCATGGCCGCCGCGCTTGCTTTTTCGCTGCCAGCCAGCGCGCAGGAGAACCCGCCGGCGGCACAAAGCGCACCGGCCAATACCCTGAAAATCGGCGTCATCGGTCCTTTCACGGGGGCGTCGGCAGACTTTGGCATCCCCATGCTCAACGGCATCCAGCAGGCCGTGGACGAAATCAACGCCGGCGGCGGCTACCTGGGCCGCAAGATAGAAATCGTGCGCAAGGACGACCAGGCCAATCCCGATGTCGGCCTGAAGCTGTCGCAGGAACTGGTGGCCGAAAAGGTTGTCGCCACCATCGGTTTTTGCAACACCGGCGTCGCCGCCAAATCGCTGGAGGTGTACCAGACCCACCAGTTGCCGCTGATCATTCCGTGCGCCACCGGAACGCCGCTCACGGCCAAATACCCGGGTCCGGCAAGCTACATCTTTCGCACCTCGCCCAGCGACGGCATCCAGGCGCCGTTCGTGGTCGAAGATATTCTCAAGCGCGGCTGGGACAAGGTCGCCATATTTGCCGACACCACCGGCTATGGCGAGGCGGGCCTGAAGGACGTTGAAGCCGCACTGGCCGCCAGGCAACTCAAGCCGGTGCATGTGGCCCGGTTTGAGCTGGGCGTGAAAGACCTGGGCGAGCAACTGAAGGCGGCCAGGGCAGCCGGCGCCAACGTGGTGTTCAGCTACACGGTCGGGCCTGAAAACGCCGTGATCGCGCGCGGGCGCCAGGCGCTGGGCTGGAAGGTGCCGCAGGTCGGCGCCTGGACGCTGTCCTTTCCTTTTTTCATTGAAGGCGGCAAGGAAGCCACCGAAGGCGCGCTGATGGCGCAGAGCTTCATTGCCGAGCCCAGCAACGAGCGCCGGGCGTCTTTTCTGACCAGCTATGCGCGCAAGTACAAGGTCAGGAAAATCCCGGTCCCGATGGCCGCCGCGCAGGGCTATGACGCGGTCTATGTTCTGGTGCATTCGCTGTTCGGCATACGCGACGGCAAACTCACCGGCCCGGCCATCAAGGCGGCGCTCGAAGGCAAAAACCGCCCTTACTACGGCGTCATCGCCACCTACGAGCAGCCCTTCAGCAAGCAGGACAAGGAGGCCACCACGCAAAACATGCTGGTCATGGGCATGGTGAAAGATGGCGCGGTGACCTTTGCCTACCCCGAGGACGCCAAGCGCAACCTGTTTGTCCAGCGCAAGCAGTAA
- a CDS encoding LysR family transcriptional regulator ArgP, with amino-acid sequence MSTFDPDALECLAAIVEEGGFERAARRLSITQSAVSQRLRALEAQVGTVLIVRSRPLKATSAGQLLLKHTKMLRLLRADLERDLKELAPSSLRGAREDERISIAINADSIATWALPALTGLAQQGLPMEIITDDQDFTHEWLRQGQVLGCVTTLKQALRGCKVVSLGAMEYVAVATAALARERLGFDALTAHNFREIPFVAFNRKDDMQSEFVGKAFGLKRVMLNQLFVPSSEGQVRAVLAGWGASVLPRLLAQELIDQGLLVNLAPACILPIQLYWHCWNLESEVLDALTAALTESAGLALVA; translated from the coding sequence ATGAGCACTTTTGACCCGGATGCGCTGGAATGCCTGGCGGCCATTGTGGAAGAGGGCGGTTTTGAACGCGCGGCGCGGCGCTTGTCGATCACCCAGTCGGCGGTGTCGCAGCGGCTGCGCGCGCTGGAGGCGCAGGTCGGCACCGTGCTGATCGTGCGCAGCCGTCCGCTGAAGGCCACATCGGCCGGCCAGCTGCTGCTCAAGCACACCAAGATGCTGCGCCTGCTGCGCGCCGACCTGGAGCGCGACCTGAAGGAGCTGGCGCCCAGTTCATTGCGCGGCGCGCGCGAAGACGAACGCATCTCGATTGCCATCAACGCCGACAGCATTGCCACCTGGGCGCTGCCCGCCCTGACCGGGCTGGCACAGCAGGGCCTGCCGATGGAAATCATCACCGACGACCAGGACTTCACCCACGAATGGCTGCGCCAGGGCCAGGTGCTGGGCTGCGTCACCACGCTCAAGCAGGCTTTGCGCGGCTGCAAGGTGGTGTCGCTGGGCGCGATGGAATACGTGGCCGTCGCCACCGCCGCGCTGGCGCGGGAGCGGTTGGGCTTTGATGCGCTGACGGCGCACAACTTTCGCGAGATTCCGTTCGTCGCCTTCAACCGCAAGGACGACATGCAGAGCGAATTTGTCGGCAAGGCCTTTGGCCTGAAGCGCGTCATGCTGAACCAGCTGTTCGTGCCCTCGTCCGAGGGCCAGGTGCGCGCCGTGCTGGCGGGCTGGGGCGCCAGCGTGCTGCCGCGCCTGCTGGCGCAGGAGCTGATCGACCAGGGGCTGCTCGTCAACCTGGCACCCGCCTGCATCCTGCCGATCCAGCTCTACTGGCACTGCTGGAACCTGGAGTCCGAAGTGCTCGATGCCCTGACGGCCGCCCTGACCGAGTCGGCAGGGCTGGCGCTGGTGGCCTGA
- a CDS encoding PAS domain-containing hybrid sensor histidine kinase/response regulator — MQTQMRAHDWSTSGLGSPASWPQSLKTVAGLMLHCRTPVFLAWGPELSLLYNDAYLDILGERHPAALGRPLYEVWAEIRAEIEPLVNQALSGEPVYFEDAVFTLRRKGADEQAWFSFSYAPVDGPDGTVAGLYCNLTETTAKVLAEKNRQAETRRLYSLFEQAPSFMAVVHGSSHVYELANSAYLRLAGRQDLVGKTFREAVQGIEDQGYVALLDQVYATGQPFIGNRMPVIISQPAGEPLEQHFVDFIFQPITGPDGIVNGIFIEGNDVTEHVRTEDALRESKRSALETAQQLNALLQAAPVAIVMADMHGKPLRFNPASRQLWGDHPASESIAGYAERKGWWADGSARHGRQLEAHEWALARALQGEEAPRDTVEIEPFGEPGVRRTILNCGAPVRNIDGEIIGSVIAQMDISDRVKVEAALRETVTQYRTIANAIPQIVWATRPDGYHDYFNQQWYDYTGVPKDSTVGEGWKKLFYLEDQLQAAKNWRHSLATGEPYEIEYRLRHHSGQYRWNLGRALPIRNEQGAIVRWMGTCTDIHEQKLAQEALLQADRLKDEFLAMLAHELRNPLAPIATAAHLLSTGTLDPEGLSRLSEVISRQTRHMTRLIDDLLDVSRVTWGQVTLDKNPLDMKSLVTEAVEQVRPLLQAKAQHLDIQLSPGRSLVSGDRMRLVQVLANVLNNAVKYTPDGGRITLRVVEDDSHLTVCVRDNGIGMSRELLAIAFELFTQGERTSDRTQGGLGIGLALVQSLVHLHGGTVRLHSEGAGLGSELTMVLPRLPRLPQDDGPRRFDAGDALALPPARESLRVMVVDDNVDAARLLGMFVELLGHEVFVQFHPASAIECAHQVQPDICLLDIGLPDMDGYTLARQLHRIPGMENTVLAAVTGYSQPRDKQAAFAAGFNFHFAKPISAQQLESWLADVTRGRESLSTSP; from the coding sequence GTGCAAACCCAGATGCGGGCGCATGACTGGTCCACCTCCGGGCTGGGCAGTCCTGCTTCCTGGCCGCAGTCGCTCAAGACGGTGGCCGGCCTCATGCTTCACTGCAGAACGCCGGTGTTTCTGGCCTGGGGTCCGGAATTGAGCCTTTTGTACAACGATGCCTACCTGGACATCCTCGGAGAAAGGCACCCGGCGGCGCTGGGCCGGCCTTTGTACGAGGTCTGGGCCGAAATCCGGGCCGAGATCGAACCGCTGGTCAACCAGGCATTGTCCGGCGAGCCTGTCTATTTTGAAGATGCTGTTTTTACCCTGCGACGCAAGGGTGCGGACGAACAGGCCTGGTTCAGCTTTTCGTATGCGCCTGTCGATGGCCCGGACGGCACGGTTGCCGGGCTGTACTGCAACCTGACGGAAACAACGGCCAAGGTGCTGGCGGAAAAAAACCGGCAGGCGGAAACCCGTCGGCTTTACAGCCTGTTTGAACAGGCGCCGAGTTTCATGGCCGTGGTGCACGGCTCCAGCCATGTCTATGAACTGGCCAACAGCGCCTACCTTCGGCTGGCGGGGCGCCAGGATCTGGTCGGCAAAACATTCCGTGAGGCAGTCCAGGGCATTGAAGACCAGGGCTATGTCGCGCTGCTGGATCAGGTCTATGCCACGGGCCAGCCCTTCATCGGCAACAGGATGCCGGTCATCATTTCGCAGCCAGCCGGCGAGCCGCTCGAGCAGCATTTCGTGGATTTTATTTTCCAGCCCATCACCGGCCCGGATGGCATCGTCAACGGCATTTTCATTGAAGGCAACGACGTGACGGAGCATGTCCGCACCGAGGACGCATTGCGGGAAAGCAAGCGCAGCGCCCTGGAAACGGCCCAGCAGCTGAACGCTTTGCTGCAAGCCGCGCCGGTGGCCATCGTTATGGCGGACATGCACGGAAAACCCCTGCGCTTCAATCCGGCCAGCCGCCAGCTCTGGGGCGACCATCCGGCGTCGGAAAGCATTGCCGGCTACGCTGAGCGCAAAGGCTGGTGGGCCGACGGCTCGGCCCGGCATGGCCGCCAGCTTGAAGCGCACGAATGGGCGCTGGCCCGCGCCCTGCAAGGCGAGGAAGCGCCGCGCGACACCGTCGAGATAGAACCTTTCGGCGAACCCGGCGTTCGCCGGACCATCCTGAACTGCGGCGCGCCGGTACGCAACATTGACGGAGAAATCATCGGCTCCGTCATTGCCCAGATGGACATCAGCGACCGTGTCAAGGTTGAAGCCGCGCTGCGCGAAACCGTCACCCAGTACCGCACCATTGCCAATGCCATACCGCAGATCGTCTGGGCCACGCGTCCCGACGGCTACCACGACTACTTCAACCAGCAGTGGTACGACTACACCGGGGTTCCCAAGGACTCGACGGTCGGGGAGGGATGGAAGAAGCTGTTTTATCTTGAGGACCAGCTACAGGCGGCCAAAAACTGGCGGCACAGTCTGGCCACCGGCGAACCCTACGAAATCGAATACCGCTTGCGCCACCACTCGGGCCAGTACCGCTGGAACCTGGGCCGGGCCCTGCCGATTCGCAACGAGCAAGGCGCCATTGTCCGGTGGATGGGTACCTGCACCGATATTCATGAACAAAAGCTGGCGCAGGAGGCTTTGCTGCAGGCCGACCGGCTCAAGGACGAGTTCCTGGCCATGCTCGCCCACGAACTGCGCAACCCCCTGGCGCCGATTGCGACGGCTGCGCACTTGCTGTCCACGGGCACGCTGGACCCTGAAGGGCTGTCGCGATTGAGCGAAGTGATTTCACGCCAGACCCGGCACATGACCCGCCTGATTGATGATCTGCTGGATGTATCCCGCGTCACCTGGGGCCAGGTCACGCTGGACAAAAATCCGCTGGACATGAAAAGCCTCGTCACCGAGGCGGTCGAGCAGGTCAGGCCCTTGCTGCAGGCCAAAGCGCAGCATCTGGACATCCAGCTGTCCCCGGGGCGCAGCCTGGTTTCGGGCGACCGGATGCGGCTGGTCCAGGTGCTGGCCAATGTGCTCAACAACGCCGTCAAGTACACGCCCGACGGGGGTCGTATCACCCTTCGCGTGGTCGAGGACGACAGCCACCTGACGGTTTGCGTGCGCGACAACGGCATCGGCATGTCCCGCGAGCTGCTAGCCATCGCCTTTGAGCTGTTCACCCAGGGCGAAAGAACCTCCGACCGCACCCAGGGTGGGCTGGGCATCGGCCTGGCCCTGGTCCAGAGCCTGGTTCACCTGCATGGTGGGACGGTCAGGCTGCACAGCGAAGGGGCCGGACTGGGCAGTGAGCTGACGATGGTCCTGCCGCGCCTGCCGCGCCTGCCGCAGGACGACGGGCCGCGCCGTTTCGATGCTGGCGATGCCCTGGCCTTGCCGCCGGCCCGCGAATCGCTGCGCGTCATGGTGGTCGATGACAACGTCGATGCCGCGCGGCTGCTGGGCATGTTCGTCGAACTGCTGGGACACGAGGTTTTCGTGCAGTTCCACCCGGCCAGCGCCATTGAATGCGCGCACCAGGTCCAGCCCGACATCTGCCTGCTCGACATCGGCCTGCCCGACATGGACGGCTATACGCTGGCGCGGCAGTTGCACCGGATACCCGGCATGGAAAACACCGTACTGGCGGCGGTCACCGGCTACAGCCAGCCCAGGGACAAGCAGGCCGCGTTCGCCGCCGGCTTCAACTTTCACTTTGCCAAGCCCATCAGCGCGCAGCAGCTGGAGTCGTGGCTGGCCGATGTGACCAGGGGCCGGGAAAGCCTGTCAACCAGCCCCTGA